In one window of Rhizobium sp. ACO-34A DNA:
- a CDS encoding transcription termination factor Rho — protein MKLQELKSKSPTDLLTFAESLEVENASTMRKQELMFAILKMLASQDIEIIGEGVVEVLQDGFGFLRSANANYLPGPDDIYISPSQIRRFSLKTGDTVEGPIRGPKEGERYFALLKVNTINFEDPEKIRHKVHFDNLTPLYPNERFKMELDVPTSKDLSARVIDLVAPLGKGQRGLIVAPPRTGKTVLLQNIAHSITANHPECYLIVLLIDERPEEVTDMQRSVRGEVVSSTFDEPAVRHVQVAEMVIEKAKRLVEHGRDVVILLDSITRLGRAYNTVVPSSGKVLTGGVDANALQRPKRFFGAARNIEEGGSLTIIATALIDTGSRMDEVIFEEFKGTGNSEIVLDRKVADKRIFPAMDILKSGTRKEDLLVPRQDLQKIFVLRRILAPMGTTDAIEFLIDKLKQTKNNGDFFDSMNT, from the coding sequence ATGAAGCTACAAGAACTTAAAAGCAAATCGCCGACCGATCTCCTCACCTTCGCGGAATCGCTTGAAGTGGAGAACGCCAGCACCATGCGCAAGCAGGAGCTGATGTTTGCTATTCTGAAAATGCTTGCCAGCCAGGACATCGAGATCATCGGCGAAGGTGTGGTCGAGGTACTGCAGGATGGTTTCGGCTTCCTGCGCTCGGCCAATGCCAACTATCTGCCGGGTCCTGACGATATCTACATTTCTCCCTCGCAGATTCGCCGCTTTTCGCTGAAGACCGGCGACACGGTCGAAGGTCCGATCCGTGGTCCGAAGGAAGGCGAACGCTATTTCGCACTGCTGAAGGTCAACACGATCAATTTCGAGGATCCGGAAAAGATCCGTCACAAGGTGCACTTCGACAACCTGACGCCGCTCTATCCGAACGAGCGCTTCAAGATGGAACTGGATGTTCCGACATCGAAGGATCTTTCCGCTCGCGTCATCGATCTGGTTGCTCCGCTCGGCAAGGGCCAGCGCGGCCTGATCGTCGCACCGCCGCGCACCGGTAAGACTGTTCTCCTGCAGAACATTGCCCATTCGATCACCGCAAACCATCCGGAATGTTATCTGATCGTTCTCCTGATCGACGAACGTCCGGAAGAAGTGACCGACATGCAGCGCTCGGTTCGCGGCGAAGTCGTTTCCTCGACTTTCGACGAGCCGGCCGTTCGTCACGTGCAGGTTGCCGAAATGGTCATTGAGAAAGCGAAGCGTCTCGTGGAACACGGTCGCGACGTCGTCATTCTGCTCGACTCGATCACCCGTCTCGGCCGTGCCTACAACACGGTTGTTCCTTCCTCAGGCAAGGTTCTGACCGGTGGTGTGGATGCAAACGCGCTTCAGCGCCCGAAGCGTTTCTTTGGTGCCGCCCGTAACATCGAGGAAGGCGGCTCGCTGACGATCATCGCGACGGCCCTGATCGATACCGGCAGTCGTATGGACGAAGTCATCTTCGAAGAGTTCAAGGGTACCGGCAACTCGGAAATTGTTCTCGATCGCAAGGTGGCCGACAAGCGCATCTTCCCGGCCATGGACATTCTCAAGTCCGGTACGCGTAAGGAAGATCTCCTTGTTCCGCGTCAGGATCTTCAGAAGATCTTTGTACTTCGCCGTATCCTGGCGCCGATGGGCACGACCGATGCCATCGAATTCCTCATCGACAAGCTGAAGCAGACGAAGAACAACGGCGATTTCTTCGATTCGATGAACACCTGA
- a CDS encoding tRNA uridine-5-carboxymethylaminomethyl(34) synthesis GTPase MnmE produces MKSPVRETIVALSSGALPSGVAVIRLSGPQSSVICEAMAGILPQPRVATLRPIRDRNGLVLDRGLVLFFPGPNSFTGEDCVELHLHGGKAVVESALKAATEFGNCRLAEAGEFSRRAFENGKLDLVEAEGLADLLAAETEMQRRLALEQSSGHLSAIYQKWRDQLLGARALIEAELDFSEEGDIPGSVSDRIWSEMSSLAQEIEQVLGNLKAGEIIRDGFAIVIAGPPNAGKSSLLNALANREVAIVTEYAGTTRDILRCELDIGGYAVHLYDTAGVRETSEPVEREGIRRAYRKMEEADLVLSLRDHASSAGEELDIPKGIPVLEVLTKIDLDTDSSPQRSEAILISSRNGLGLDALRSAILNELKERTNTVSLAIPSRLRHAQHLRDAAEYIWRAVRAETDGLEIRAEFLRRAADTLGRVTGKVDVEMLLGKIFSEFCVGK; encoded by the coding sequence ATGAAATCCCCTGTGCGAGAAACGATCGTTGCTCTTTCCTCCGGCGCTCTACCGTCCGGAGTTGCGGTTATCCGCCTGAGCGGTCCGCAATCCTCAGTAATTTGCGAAGCAATGGCGGGGATTTTGCCTCAACCCCGCGTGGCGACGCTTCGACCGATTCGAGACCGTAACGGTCTTGTGCTTGATCGTGGATTGGTTCTTTTTTTCCCCGGCCCCAACTCCTTTACCGGTGAGGATTGTGTCGAACTCCACCTACATGGTGGTAAGGCCGTGGTTGAGAGCGCCTTGAAAGCGGCAACGGAATTCGGGAATTGCCGTCTTGCTGAGGCCGGCGAGTTCTCCCGCAGGGCGTTCGAGAATGGCAAGCTGGACCTGGTCGAAGCAGAAGGGCTTGCGGATCTTCTGGCGGCCGAGACCGAGATGCAGCGGCGCCTGGCGCTTGAACAGAGCTCCGGTCATCTCTCGGCGATCTATCAGAAATGGCGCGACCAATTGCTGGGCGCTCGTGCTCTCATAGAGGCCGAGCTGGATTTCTCCGAGGAGGGAGACATTCCAGGGAGCGTTTCGGATCGCATCTGGTCCGAGATGTCGTCTCTGGCGCAGGAGATCGAACAGGTGCTTGGCAACCTGAAGGCGGGTGAGATCATACGCGATGGTTTTGCCATCGTGATTGCCGGACCGCCGAATGCCGGAAAGTCCAGCCTGCTGAATGCTCTTGCGAATCGCGAAGTGGCGATTGTCACCGAGTATGCGGGTACTACCCGGGATATTCTTCGTTGCGAACTGGATATCGGCGGTTATGCCGTCCATCTCTATGATACGGCCGGTGTCCGGGAGACATCCGAGCCGGTGGAGCGAGAAGGAATTCGTCGCGCCTATCGTAAGATGGAGGAGGCAGATCTCGTTCTCTCCCTCAGGGACCATGCAAGTTCTGCGGGGGAAGAACTGGATATTCCAAAGGGAATCCCCGTGCTCGAGGTTTTGACCAAGATCGACCTCGATACCGATTCGTCTCCGCAACGATCTGAAGCAATACTCATCTCGTCACGGAACGGTTTGGGGCTCGACGCGTTACGGTCCGCGATATTGAACGAGTTGAAGGAACGAACCAACACGGTTTCTCTTGCCATTCCGAGCCGATTGAGGCATGCACAGCACCTGCGCGACGCAGCCGAGTATATTTGGCGCGCGGTACGGGCGGAGACTGATGGTCTGGAAATTCGGGCCGAGTTTCTTCGACGGGCTGCCGACACACTCGGGCGCGTGACCGGCAAGGTCGACGTCGAGATGTTACTGGGTAAGATCTTTTCGGAATTCTGCGTCGGCAAATGA
- a CDS encoding TIGR00701 family protein: MSENEQQTGRNAGRRAAFRAATAIVFFGAIALAIMIFGADEAYLWIKALHIIAVISWMAGLLYMPRLFIYHGDSEPGSAQAETFAIMEQRLFKVIMNPAMMVAWILGLYLAWSVYGFHGGWLHAKLAAVVALTGVHLFFSRAVASFGRGHYVRNARFWRLMNEVPTLLMIVIVILVVVKPF; encoded by the coding sequence ATGAGCGAGAACGAGCAGCAGACCGGAAGAAATGCCGGACGCAGGGCAGCCTTTCGGGCGGCTACGGCGATTGTCTTCTTCGGGGCCATCGCACTCGCCATCATGATCTTTGGCGCTGACGAAGCCTATCTCTGGATCAAGGCCCTTCATATCATCGCCGTGATTTCCTGGATGGCGGGGCTGCTCTACATGCCGCGGCTGTTCATTTATCACGGCGACAGCGAACCGGGTTCGGCACAAGCCGAGACTTTCGCCATCATGGAACAGAGGCTTTTTAAGGTGATCATGAACCCCGCCATGATGGTGGCGTGGATCCTTGGGCTTTATCTCGCCTGGTCTGTCTACGGTTTTCACGGCGGCTGGCTGCATGCGAAACTTGCAGCTGTCGTCGCGTTGACCGGTGTGCACCTATTCTTTTCGCGGGCGGTTGCATCGTTCGGTCGGGGTCACTACGTAAGAAACGCCCGGTTCTGGCGACTGATGAACGAGGTTCCGACCTTGTTGATGATCGTCATCGTCATTCTTGTGGTCGTTAAGCCGTTTTGA